Proteins from one Nitrobacteraceae bacterium AZCC 2146 genomic window:
- a CDS encoding phosphatidylcholine synthase (product_source=KO:K01004; cog=COG1183; ko=KO:K01004; superfamily=51735; transmembrane_helix_parts=Inside_1_44,TMhelix_45_67,Outside_68_129,TMhelix_130_152,Inside_153_163,TMhelix_164_181,Outside_182_185,TMhelix_186_205,Inside_206_216,TMhelix_217_234,Outside_235_238,TMhelix_239_261,Inside_262_269): MFHGLLAAERRKPGCANTAIPDSNARQMDASNPPTSPSRTAKAAAFAVHIFTALGAGVALIALLEAVHEHWAAMFAWLGAALVIDALDGPIARRLDVVNVLPDWSGEALDFVVDFITYVFVPAYAIMASGLLLSWTAMLLGVAIVVSSALYFADRRMKTSDNHFRGFPTLWNAVAFYLFLLHPPPWLASLAVFALIVLTFVPLHVIHPVRVTRLRELNLLLMALWAVLAIVTLVQDFSVALPVTLALCAIAFYIVCGDAIIRLLRPSTP; the protein is encoded by the coding sequence ATGTTCCACGGTCTTCTCGCGGCGGAACGCCGCAAGCCCGGATGTGCAAATACCGCGATTCCTGATAGCAATGCCCGGCAAATGGATGCTTCCAACCCGCCAACGTCCCCATCCCGAACCGCGAAAGCGGCGGCGTTCGCCGTGCATATCTTCACGGCGCTGGGCGCCGGCGTTGCGTTGATCGCGCTGCTGGAAGCCGTGCATGAACACTGGGCCGCGATGTTCGCCTGGCTCGGCGCGGCGCTGGTGATCGACGCTCTCGATGGTCCGATCGCGCGGCGGCTCGATGTCGTCAACGTGCTGCCGGACTGGTCCGGCGAGGCGCTCGACTTCGTGGTCGATTTCATCACCTACGTGTTCGTGCCGGCCTATGCGATCATGGCCAGCGGTCTGTTGCTGTCGTGGACGGCAATGCTGCTTGGCGTCGCCATCGTCGTGTCAAGCGCGCTGTATTTCGCTGATCGCCGCATGAAGACATCAGACAATCATTTTCGCGGCTTCCCGACACTGTGGAATGCCGTGGCGTTCTATCTGTTCCTGCTGCATCCGCCGCCGTGGCTCGCGAGCCTCGCAGTGTTCGCATTGATCGTGCTGACCTTCGTGCCGCTGCACGTGATTCATCCGGTGCGGGTGACGCGGCTGCGCGAGCTCAACCTGTTGCTGATGGCGCTGTGGGCCGTGCTCGCCATCGTCACACTGGTGCAGGATTTCAGCGTCGCCTTGCCCGTCACGCTCGCGCTGTGCGCGATTGCCTTTTACATTGTCTGCGGTGACGCCATCATCCGCCTGCTGAGGCCCTCCACGCCATGA
- a CDS encoding malonate transporter (product_source=KO:K13936; cog=COG0679; ko=KO:K13936; pfam=PF03547; transmembrane_helix_parts=Outside_1_3,TMhelix_4_23,Inside_24_29,TMhelix_30_52,Outside_53_61,TMhelix_62_84,Inside_85_96,TMhelix_97_119,Outside_120_123,TMhelix_124_146,Inside_147_166,TMhelix_167_189,Outside_190_198,TMhelix_199_218,Inside_219_230,TMhelix_231_253,Outside_254_256,TMhelix_257_276,Inside_277_288,TMhelix_289_308,Outside_309_317) has product MMDVLNLALPYFGLIFIGFACGKTRKLPEAGLSWMNFFLLYVSLPALFFRIMAKTPFEELNNLPFVIATTAATATAFFLSAFVGRLIGKISIREAAMAGLSGGYGNIGYMGPGLALAVLGTKAAVPTALIFCFDSIFLFSIVPLAMALTSGDRRPLLPTIGIVIKHIVLHPLIVAAYLGALAAAFHVQMPVAIDGMLQFLQNSAAPVALFVLGVTVALRPFGRVPWEVPGVIGVKLLLHPLIAFALMLLVGPFPPEWAATAVLLASLPPALNVFIIARQYDTWIEPASVAVLIGTFVSVITLTSVMYLLKTGQIAFP; this is encoded by the coding sequence ATGATGGATGTCCTCAATCTCGCGCTGCCGTATTTCGGGCTGATCTTCATCGGCTTCGCCTGCGGCAAGACCAGGAAATTGCCCGAGGCCGGCCTCAGCTGGATGAACTTCTTCCTGCTGTACGTCTCGCTGCCGGCACTGTTCTTCCGGATCATGGCGAAGACGCCGTTCGAGGAACTCAACAACCTGCCATTCGTGATCGCCACCACGGCGGCGACCGCGACGGCCTTCTTCCTGTCGGCATTCGTCGGGCGGCTGATCGGCAAGATATCGATCCGGGAGGCGGCGATGGCGGGCCTGTCGGGCGGCTACGGCAATATCGGCTATATGGGTCCCGGTCTGGCGCTCGCGGTGCTGGGGACCAAGGCGGCGGTGCCGACGGCGCTGATCTTCTGCTTCGACAGCATCTTCCTGTTCTCGATCGTGCCGCTGGCGATGGCGCTGACTTCTGGCGACAGGCGGCCGCTGCTGCCGACCATCGGCATCGTCATCAAGCACATCGTGCTGCATCCGCTGATCGTCGCGGCCTATCTGGGCGCGCTGGCCGCCGCCTTCCATGTCCAGATGCCCGTCGCGATCGACGGCATGCTGCAGTTCCTGCAGAACTCGGCAGCACCGGTGGCGCTGTTCGTGCTGGGGGTCACCGTGGCGCTGCGGCCGTTCGGGCGTGTGCCATGGGAGGTGCCGGGCGTGATCGGCGTCAAACTGCTGCTACACCCGCTGATCGCGTTCGCGCTGATGCTGCTGGTCGGGCCGTTTCCGCCGGAATGGGCGGCGACCGCGGTGCTGCTGGCATCGCTGCCGCCGGCGCTCAATGTCTTCATTATCGCCCGGCAGTACGACACCTGGATCGAACCGGCTTCGGTGGCGGTGCTGATCGGCACCTTCGTCTCGGTGATCACGCTGACATCCGTGATGTACCTGCTGAAGACCGGACAGATCGCGTTTCCGTAG
- a CDS encoding putative tellurium resistance membrane protein TerC (product_source=COG0861; cog=COG0861; pfam=PF03741; superfamily=103473; transmembrane_helix_parts=Outside_1_14,TMhelix_15_37,Inside_38_49,TMhelix_50_72,Outside_73_81,TMhelix_82_104,Inside_105_124,TMhelix_125_147,Outside_148_156,TMhelix_157_176,Inside_177_188,TMhelix_189_206,Outside_207_209,TMhelix_210_232,Inside_233_240), with amino-acid sequence MIELFTSPEAWAALLTLTALEIVLGIDNVIFLSVIVSRIPEPLATRARQIGLALALVFRILLLSLLVWLIGLTEPVITIRSAALSWRDLILIGGGLFLIAKATHEIHGEVEARDGGGGDTPKPGAFFWVIMQIIVVDMVFSLDSIITAIGMAQDLEIMIAAVIIACAVMYVSSGPVARFVAEHPTTKMLALAFLVLIGVALVADGFKFHIPRGYIYFAILFSAAVEFFNVLARGNRRKRA; translated from the coding sequence ATGATCGAATTGTTCACCAGCCCCGAAGCCTGGGCCGCCTTGCTGACCCTGACCGCGCTCGAGATCGTGCTCGGCATCGACAATGTGATCTTCCTGTCGGTGATCGTGTCGCGGATCCCGGAGCCGCTGGCGACGCGCGCCCGGCAGATCGGCCTGGCGCTGGCGCTGGTGTTCCGCATCCTGCTGCTGAGCCTGCTGGTCTGGCTGATCGGCCTGACCGAACCGGTCATCACCATCAGGAGCGCCGCGCTGTCATGGCGCGATCTGATCCTGATCGGCGGCGGCCTGTTCCTGATCGCCAAGGCGACCCATGAAATCCATGGCGAGGTCGAGGCGCGCGATGGCGGCGGCGGCGACACGCCGAAGCCGGGCGCGTTCTTCTGGGTGATCATGCAGATCATCGTCGTCGACATGGTGTTCTCGCTGGATTCGATCATCACCGCGATCGGCATGGCGCAGGATCTCGAAATCATGATAGCCGCCGTGATCATCGCCTGCGCGGTGATGTACGTCTCGTCGGGCCCGGTGGCGCGGTTCGTCGCCGAGCATCCGACCACCAAGATGCTGGCGCTGGCGTTCCTGGTGTTGATCGGCGTCGCACTGGTGGCGGACGGGTTCAAATTCCACATTCCACGCGGCTACATATACTTCGCGATCCTGTTTTCGGCGGCTGTGGAGTTCTTCAATGTGCTCGCCAGAGGCAACCGCAGGAAGCGCGCCTGA
- a CDS encoding NADPH2:quinone reductase (product_source=KO:K00344; cath_funfam=3.40.50.720,3.90.180.10; cog=COG0604; ko=KO:K00344; pfam=PF00107,PF08240; superfamily=51735), giving the protein MTKAVRVHQVGGPEALIYEAVDVPAPGPGEVRVKQHAIGVNFIDVYFRNGLYKAPQLPFIAGNEAAGEVVEVGPGVTGFHPGDRVAYYSNLGSYATERVFAADRLVKLPDRITYEQGAVLMLKGLTVWYLLHKTFKVEPGHRVLIHAAAGGIGLLACQWAKALGAHVIGTVGSKEKGELALANGCDHVIYYNDEDFVARVKQISRNELCDVVYDGVGKTTYPGSLSCLRPRGMWVSFGNASGPVPPFAIAELNNHGSLFATRPKLNDYVGKRSELLEGADTLFSAVIDGKLHVPINHAYALKDAAKAHIDLESRSTTGASILRT; this is encoded by the coding sequence ATGACCAAGGCCGTGCGCGTTCACCAAGTCGGGGGTCCCGAAGCCCTGATCTATGAAGCTGTCGATGTCCCCGCGCCGGGCCCGGGCGAGGTCCGCGTCAAGCAGCACGCCATCGGCGTCAATTTCATCGACGTGTATTTCCGCAACGGCCTCTACAAGGCACCGCAGCTGCCGTTCATCGCCGGCAACGAGGCTGCCGGCGAGGTGGTCGAGGTCGGCCCCGGCGTCACCGGTTTTCACCCCGGCGACCGCGTCGCCTATTATTCCAATCTCGGCAGCTACGCCACCGAGCGCGTGTTTGCCGCCGATCGGCTGGTCAAGCTGCCCGACCGCATCACCTACGAGCAGGGCGCGGTGCTGATGCTCAAGGGCCTCACGGTCTGGTATTTGCTGCACAAGACCTTCAAGGTCGAGCCCGGCCATCGCGTGCTGATCCATGCCGCCGCCGGCGGCATCGGCCTGTTGGCCTGTCAGTGGGCCAAAGCGCTCGGCGCCCATGTCATCGGCACCGTCGGTTCCAAAGAGAAGGGCGAGCTGGCGCTGGCCAATGGCTGCGATCACGTCATCTACTACAACGACGAGGACTTCGTTGCGCGGGTGAAGCAGATCAGCCGCAACGAGCTTTGCGACGTGGTCTATGACGGCGTCGGCAAGACCACCTATCCCGGCTCGCTGTCCTGCCTGCGGCCGCGCGGCATGTGGGTCTCGTTCGGCAATGCGTCGGGCCCGGTGCCGCCGTTTGCGATCGCCGAACTCAACAACCACGGCTCGCTGTTCGCGACGCGTCCAAAACTCAACGACTACGTCGGCAAGCGCTCGGAACTGCTGGAAGGCGCCGACACGCTGTTCTCCGCTGTGATCGACGGCAAGCTGCACGTCCCGATCAATCACGCTTACGCGCTCAAGGACGCTGCGAAAGCGCATATCGATCTGGAAAGCCGCTCGACGACCGGGGCTTCGATTCTGAGGACGTGA
- a CDS encoding 2-octaprenyl-6-methoxyphenol hydroxylase (product_source=KO:K03185; cath_funfam=3.50.50.60; cog=COG0654; ko=KO:K03185; pfam=PF01494; superfamily=51905; tigrfam=TIGR01988): MTETSKPDIYDVAVIGGGPAGLTAAIALAEAGARLALVARRLPYADNRTTALLGGSVEFLQRLDVWRRCENQAAPLVTMRLVDDTQRLIRAPEVKFSSEEIGLEAFGYNIENRKLMIALEERAAELPNLARIDDEADTISPDDSHALIHTRQGQSLSAKLIVGADGRQSLCREAAGIEVKRRVLDQAALTFNIGHSRPHHNMSTEFHTPHGPCVVVPLPGNRSSVVWVSAPKEAERLTALSDDDLSAAAERQSHSILGRVQVEPGRYLFPLAIEQPRQVAKNRIVLVGEAAHVLPPIGAQGLNMGLRDAADIAEIVGHAMHSGEDIGASPVLSRFEKARRSDISSRTFAIDMANRSLLSDLLPMQMLRGIGMHLMGSVGPLRRLAMREGLAPSWRRPLT; encoded by the coding sequence ATGACCGAGACTTCCAAACCCGACATTTACGATGTTGCCGTGATCGGCGGCGGCCCCGCCGGCCTGACCGCGGCGATCGCTCTGGCCGAGGCCGGCGCCCGCTTAGCGCTGGTGGCGCGGCGCCTGCCCTATGCGGACAACCGCACCACCGCGCTGCTCGGCGGCTCCGTGGAATTCCTTCAGCGGCTCGACGTCTGGCGCCGCTGCGAAAACCAGGCGGCACCTTTGGTGACGATGCGGCTGGTCGATGACACCCAGCGACTGATCCGCGCGCCGGAAGTCAAATTCTCCTCCGAGGAAATCGGCCTCGAAGCCTTCGGCTACAATATCGAAAATCGCAAACTGATGATCGCGCTGGAAGAGCGCGCGGCGGAGTTGCCGAACCTCGCGCGCATCGACGATGAAGCCGACACGATCAGCCCCGACGACAGCCATGCGCTCATTCACACCAGGCAGGGCCAGTCGCTGTCCGCCAAGCTGATCGTCGGCGCCGATGGCCGGCAATCGCTGTGCCGCGAGGCGGCCGGCATCGAGGTCAAGCGCCGCGTGCTCGACCAGGCCGCGCTGACCTTCAACATCGGCCACAGCCGTCCGCACCACAACATGTCGACCGAGTTTCATACGCCGCATGGGCCGTGCGTGGTCGTCCCCCTGCCCGGCAACCGCTCCAGCGTGGTCTGGGTTTCCGCGCCGAAGGAAGCCGAGCGGCTGACGGCGCTCAGTGACGACGACTTGTCCGCCGCCGCCGAAAGGCAGTCGCATTCGATCCTCGGCCGCGTCCAGGTCGAGCCCGGCCGGTACCTGTTTCCCCTAGCCATCGAGCAGCCGCGCCAGGTGGCGAAGAACCGTATCGTGCTGGTCGGCGAAGCCGCCCATGTGCTGCCGCCGATCGGCGCGCAGGGCCTCAATATGGGCCTGCGCGACGCCGCGGATATCGCGGAAATCGTCGGCCATGCGATGCATTCAGGCGAAGACATCGGTGCGTCGCCGGTGTTGTCGCGCTTCGAGAAAGCGCGGCGCAGCGACATCTCCAGCCGCACCTTCGCCATCGACATGGCGAACCGCTCGCTGCTCAGCGATCTCCTGCCGATGCAGATGCTGCGCGGCATTGGCATGCATCTGATGGGATCGGTCGGTCCGCTGCGCCGTCTTGCCATGCGCGAAGGCCTCGCGCCATCGTGGCGGCGCCCGCTCACTTAA
- a CDS encoding putative transposase YbfD/YdcC (product_source=COG5433; cog=COG5433; pfam=PF01609,PF13808) produces MKAFRRVFRRLPDPRADNARHDLLEVVFIALAATLSGAESCAEMAEFGQSKEGFLRLLLRLEHGIPSHDTFSRVFRLLAPQAFEKAFRCFIAAFAKANKLNLTGVVAVDGKALRGAFERGRHSTPLHMVNVWAVEARICLAQRKAPGRNESAGVLEALALLDLEGNIVTADALHCHRGFAAMVQARGGDYVLALKNNQSKLFAAAIRRFARSGERSVAARIEPSTHDRHEARRATVLRDPRFAATQDFPGVKALGRITSRRRGYGKAAEPAVVRYFLLSKYVSAKRLLAIVRSHWSIENQLHWVLDVAMSEDRNRARKDHAPENLATLRRLALNILRTHPDGKSMRRKIKRAGWDDAFLMSLISHMR; encoded by the coding sequence ATGAAGGCTTTCAGGAGAGTTTTCCGGCGATTGCCGGACCCACGTGCGGACAATGCGCGGCACGATCTGCTTGAAGTTGTGTTCATCGCGCTGGCCGCGACGCTGAGCGGCGCGGAAAGCTGCGCGGAGATGGCCGAGTTCGGCCAGAGCAAGGAAGGGTTTTTGCGGCTGCTGCTGCGTCTGGAGCACGGCATCCCCAGCCACGACACCTTCAGCCGGGTATTCCGCCTGCTGGCGCCGCAGGCCTTCGAGAAGGCATTCCGGTGCTTTATCGCGGCTTTTGCCAAGGCCAACAAGCTCAACCTGACAGGTGTGGTGGCAGTCGATGGCAAGGCTTTGCGCGGGGCGTTCGAGCGTGGCCGGCACAGCACCCCGTTGCACATGGTCAACGTCTGGGCGGTCGAGGCCCGAATCTGCCTGGCGCAGCGCAAGGCCCCCGGTCGCAACGAGAGCGCGGGTGTGCTGGAAGCACTGGCGCTGCTGGACCTCGAAGGCAATATCGTGACCGCCGATGCGCTGCATTGCCATCGCGGCTTTGCCGCCATGGTGCAGGCGCGGGGTGGCGATTACGTGCTGGCGCTGAAGAACAACCAGAGCAAGCTGTTCGCCGCGGCCATCCGGCGCTTTGCGCGCAGCGGCGAGCGCAGCGTTGCCGCACGGATCGAGCCCTCCACCCACGACCGGCACGAGGCGCGACGCGCCACCGTGTTGCGCGATCCCCGCTTCGCGGCCACACAGGACTTTCCCGGCGTCAAGGCGCTGGGGCGCATCACCTCGCGCCGCCGCGGCTATGGCAAGGCCGCCGAACCTGCGGTGGTGCGCTACTTTCTGCTCTCCAAATATGTGTCTGCCAAACGGCTGCTTGCGATTGTTCGCTCGCACTGGAGCATCGAGAACCAGTTGCACTGGGTGCTCGACGTCGCCATGAGCGAGGATCGCAACCGCGCACGAAAAGACCATGCACCGGAAAACCTCGCCACCCTGCGACGCCTCGCCCTTAATATCTTGCGGACCCATCCCGACGGCAAGTCGATGCGTCGCAAGATCAAGCGCGCCGGCTGGGACGATGCCTTCCTGATGAGCCTCATCAGTCATATGCGATAG
- a CDS encoding invasion protein IalB (product_source=COG5342; cleavage_site_network=SignalP-noTM; cog=COG5342; pfam=PF06776) — MNFRLLAASVLPRGRVFALLAATALTATFIAPDARAQAPAPGAPAAAPKAAPKAAPKAAPKAAPAAPSAQAAPPAGAPPAGAQPPEQQVQLIYAPWTKFCLKGQDANAKQVCFTGKDGRIESGQPVIAAVIIEPEGEPKKILRVTLPLGMQLVHGTRVIVDANAPAQSPYVICFANGCMSDYEVTPELLANLKKGQNLIVQAINSNGAPLTLPLPLAEFAKAYDGPPTDPKVFEETQKKLQEELQKRAAEARAKLEAAAPAGTTPPANPAAK, encoded by the coding sequence ATGAATTTCCGTCTCTTGGCTGCGTCGGTGTTGCCGCGCGGGCGGGTTTTCGCCCTGTTGGCGGCGACTGCGCTGACCGCCACATTCATAGCTCCGGACGCTCGCGCCCAGGCGCCCGCGCCGGGCGCCCCCGCAGCCGCTCCGAAGGCGGCTCCCAAGGCCGCGCCGAAAGCCGCTCCGAAGGCAGCCCCGGCCGCTCCCAGCGCCCAGGCCGCCCCTCCCGCCGGTGCGCCGCCCGCCGGCGCCCAGCCGCCCGAGCAGCAGGTTCAGCTGATCTATGCGCCCTGGACCAAGTTCTGCCTCAAGGGCCAGGATGCCAATGCCAAGCAGGTCTGCTTCACCGGCAAGGACGGCCGCATCGAGTCCGGCCAGCCGGTCATCGCCGCCGTCATCATCGAGCCGGAAGGCGAGCCGAAGAAGATTCTCCGCGTCACCCTGCCGCTCGGCATGCAGCTGGTGCACGGCACCCGCGTCATCGTCGATGCCAACGCGCCGGCGCAGAGCCCCTATGTGATCTGCTTCGCCAATGGCTGCATGTCCGATTACGAAGTCACTCCGGAGCTGCTGGCCAACCTCAAGAAGGGCCAGAACCTGATCGTCCAGGCGATCAATTCCAACGGCGCGCCGCTCACGCTGCCGCTGCCGCTGGCGGAATTCGCCAAGGCCTATGACGGCCCGCCGACCGATCCGAAGGTGTTCGAGGAAACCCAGAAGAAGCTGCAGGAAGAACTGCAGAAGCGCGCCGCGGAAGCCCGCGCCAAGCTCGAAGCGGCGGCGCCCGCCGGTACCACCCCGCCGGCCAATCCGGCCGCGAAGTAA
- a CDS encoding heat shock protein HspQ (product_source=KO:K11940; cath_funfam=2.30.30.390; cog=COG3785; ko=KO:K11940; pfam=PF08755; smart=SM00992; superfamily=141255; tigrfam=TIGR02097): MIKARTAKFQIGQIVRHRIFSFRGVVFDIDPEFNNTEEWWLSIPEEVRPHKDQPFYHLLAENSESEYVAYVSEQNLLPDDSGKPIRHSQVAEIFVKDKTGSYRPRNPSLN; the protein is encoded by the coding sequence ATGATTAAAGCGCGGACCGCCAAATTTCAGATTGGACAGATCGTCCGGCACCGGATCTTTTCGTTCCGGGGCGTGGTGTTCGACATCGACCCGGAATTCAACAACACCGAGGAATGGTGGCTGTCGATCCCCGAGGAAGTCCGCCCCCACAAGGACCAGCCGTTCTACCATCTGCTCGCGGAAAATTCGGAATCCGAATACGTTGCCTATGTCTCCGAGCAGAACCTCTTGCCCGACGACTCCGGCAAGCCGATCCGGCATTCCCAGGTCGCCGAAATCTTCGTCAAGGACAAGACCGGCAGCTACCGCCCGCGCAATCCCTCGCTGAACTGA